Genomic DNA from Xiphophorus hellerii strain 12219 chromosome 16, Xiphophorus_hellerii-4.1, whole genome shotgun sequence:
CATAATTAAtgatatatttctgttttcttcagtCCATGGATCATCATGCGCCTGTGTGTGTCCCTAGCAACCAGCTACACCTCCAGCCAGCAGAGGAGGTCTCGCCTTGTTGCTCCTGTCCCACATGCACCCGAAAGAACCAAGTGAGCTGGACTGTTGCTATGTAATGTATTTAAGTTTAgattaatgttttcatatcacATCACCAGGAACTACCCCCTTCAATCTCTTATCGCTATCATGAGGGAATCCCCAGTTCATAAACAAGATGACGTAAAGAGATATTCTCCTAACCACACTTTGCCCCTTTCTCGACCCCTGGGACATGATGAGGTCCAGAGCCTCTCTGGCCTTAGATTTGGTCCTCGCTGAAAGGGCGGTGCAGGCAAATTAGGGCTGGGATATCCCTGTCTCAAGGTGTCCGGGGCAGATAGAGATGTTTGTGTGTCATACACCACAGGGGTTGTGGGGTCCTGCACTTTAGCGCCGACGTACTTTCAGGTGGGTGTTCCCGCTCACGTCGGGCCCCTCAGTGAACTCGTCTTTTCGTCTGTGCCAGGTCAGTTTGTCTCCGGGTTCGACGAGGCAGACAGGGCGCTGATCATCCTGTTTCCAGTGCTGGAGACCAGGTGGGATTACCTGCACTCAGGTAGGGGTGTGGCCTCCTCTGGCCAGGGGtttagacatgttttttttatagcattaCTGGCAAAGGAGGCAAATCTTAAACAAGACGACTGTCTTAAAGTAGAATGGGGACAAGAACCAAGAAGTctgagtttaaattattttttgcaaacttCAACCAATGGTTATAGACTTGTCATAAGTAATGcttactttgctttatttttaacaagaaTTTCAACAGAGTGCACTTAAGACAAACACCTTAagatttgctgttttaaaatatgcaaataatttgCTTTTGATGCCATAAATTTAAATTGTTGCAAACATCAAATTACTTTTAAGCAAAAGCATATTTGTGTGTGGATTTTAAAAGTGATAAAGTCCTTTTCTGTTAATGTTAGCAGGTTCAAAATCTCCATGTGCAAcagaaatttttaattttgccaaTCAAAACCtgtcctttttctgtttgtccaaaaatacacaaaaatataatgtttttgtgtttaattgtaTAATTCTGTGCAAAGTTGCAGAagctaaaagtaattttttttactgtcttcCCACTGAAGAGAACATATGAGGCTGGTTGAAGGGCGTAACCCAAAGATAAGACTCTGTAGTCTCCTATTTAAACTATATCGCGCTTCAAATTGTCAACGGCCAATTTATTATCTGACCTGTGTGGCATCTTTACAGACAGACTCTGAATGAAAAATATGGTGGCAgatcatttgtttttgaataaaattggTGTCATTGGTAATGATACTCAAATattattagagaaaaaaatttgttttgatatAATTATTGCAAAACTCTGTAAATTTGGGTTATCATGTGTCCTTTCCATTATAAGTTCATCAAATCAAGTCCCAGGTTTAACACAGCTGGTCTTTAATGAGAATTTGTTTAACTCTGAGTTACCAGAGAGAACTTCTGGGAGTcaattcatttgttttctgctttaggGAATGCATTAAGTAGCTGGAAGCTGAGGCAATTCAACATCCATGGAGAACAACTTTACTTTTGAGGaggtttgtatttatttttactgattcAAACACTTGAAGTTGTTATCCAgaatttttaaagtaattagTTATTTTCTAACTTATCCAGGGCAGCGACATGTCATATGAAGACAATGATCCAGCCTTCCCTTCTCCTTTAAAACTGTAAGTGCTTGTTCTCTAGGCCTCCTTCCTCAGCACTGCGCCCCAACAGAACTTCTGCACACTGTTTCTGATAAGATTATCATTCTAGCCCAAGGCccaatttttaaattattgagtTCAAGCCCTTTGGGTTGTAAGAGTGTGTAGTTTATGATGCATTTATGCACCATTTGATtcataaatttttaatttttttttaccattgatttgtttgaatttgttttgttgagtAAAAACATAGATTATCTAAACAGATGCAAAAATAAAGGCATgaaatatatatgcatataatTCTTAACTAGACTTTGAAATTACTCATTTATagactgaaatatattttatgaaactGAATGGAGAATTTAACAAaatcttctgctgttttttaataaacactatgtaaacaaaaataaataacttcctgttttcagaaTGTAAGCAGCTTTTTATATTCTCCTCGAAAACATCCCCAGACATTTGAACTCAGATGGTCTTCTGGGCCAATCAGAGATAAGAATGTAGCTGATAAACAAGTCTCTTTGTGCTGCCATCTTGTGCTGATGAAAAGCATTGCACCAATTCTggatctttttttaaacatgtactgtatattaggTTTAGAAATTGAATTGAATCATTCCTATGATGAAGAATGGATTTGCGTCTTTGTGAAATGacaacagcaacatttttcagttgttttgcaaCATCTGAGTACAAAGTGGGGGATGTAGCTCATGTTTCTGTACCTCCAAACCCATCAGAACTTCAGAAGGCCTGAACGACAACTTTGATGTCGAAAGGAATGAtgaggagaaagagaaagagactgAGCCTCCTCCGGAAGCCATTGTTATTCCCAGTGATTCAGATGGTAAGCTTTCATTTTCAGCAAATTTGATTGAATTTTCCTACATTTAAACCACTCTTGTGCCTCTTTATTTTTAGCGTTTCTGAACGTGAATACCAATGCCACCACCAGGGGGGATGCTCAGGTAAGTGTACTCTTCTGGAGAAAAAATTGGTATAAAGAGGTTCTCCAAAGTGCACTTACTTCAGCTAAAAGTCAggttttgtgatgtaaaaagaTGAGACAaggtaaataattaaaaagcttttttcatatattcaaTAAACCTTTTACGAAATAAAAGTATATTGTAGGAGCAATGacagttttcattaaatgtgtaCAGCTTGACTTTATTTGCTTTGAAACCAGACCCAATATAACTAATGGTAGAGAATGGTAAAGAAGACTAAAAGCTGAAAGATTAATCACATGCCTTTTGACAGTTCATTGcatcattttatgtattttactcTACATGCAAAcagatatgtttgtttttcaaatgaattgTGCAAATTAAACTTCAGTGTTACGTTTGAGAtgatttgtgctgtttttttaatcatacaAACCTGATGTTTTTACTGGGGAAAGTACTCTTTTCACTGATTTAACACTAATTTGTTGGAAAGTGCTTGACCTACTGTTTCTTACAACAGGCCTATGTGGAGTTAAATGAGCTCCAGGGCAACATCTGGCAGGAAACCAGCCGATGGGTGGGCTATGAGGAAAACCTTGACCCCAACACCAGACAGTGGGGTCCATCTCATGTCTCCTACCTCACCTTTAAGAGCTTACTCCAAGTTCGACGAGCGATGAACTCAGGTGATTTCAGAGCTGTGACAGAGCTAGAAAATAGCATCCAAACACTTCTTGTGTCTGGTTGGTCTATTTGAAGCTGTAATAACCACAAGCCTTGGTTCTTAGGAGCCATCATCTTCGACATGAACGCCAGCACCCTGGCCTCTGTGGCTGAGAAAATAGCGGACGAGCTGGTCAGCAAAAGCGAAATCCGTCCCAGTGATCGAGACTCCCTGCTGAGAGCTCTCCTACTGAGACGCaggtttgaatgtttttgtttttcctgccatTGCATAAACTCTCAAAGCCAttctaaacatgtttttatttgtcctttcaGTCAGAATGAGGGACCTATGGTCACTCCAGCTGGAGACAttcaaatgcaaacattttcagtcGTAAAGAAGGtaattattttaccttttagTCCATCTTTGTATAACATATAGAATATTTTAACATACTTCATCTACTTTATTTTGCAGAGAGACAGCTCAGACAACATGGAGGCTTCAGTTGTCCTCACAGGTATGTTTGTTTAAATGCAGCTTTATCCCTGTATGTTGTATATGTTTTTGGTCCATGTCTGACGTAAAGAGGTTTTCTTGCAGGTGTACTCGACCTCCTGCAGAAACCGGTGGTGGCTTTTGTCAGGCTGAGTGACACTGTGGTGATGGAGTCTATCCTCGAGTCTTCGGTCCCCATTCGTTTTGTCTTCATGATGGTTGGCCCTTCCAGCAGTGAACTGAACTACACTCAAATTGGGCGTGCCATGGGTGCTCTGCTGGCCGACTGGGTAGGAGAAAACTACAGTGAAAATCATAGGCTCTCACTGtcaaaacaaactcagattAAAATGATCTGTCCCTCCTATCTGATAGGTGTTCAGTCTGGAAGCTCACCTTGCCCAAACTGAGAAAGAGTTGAACACAGCGATTGCTGACTTCATGGACTGCAGCATCGTGATCCCTCCCACTGAGATCCAGGACAAGGCAATGTTGGAGTCAATAGTTGACTTTCAGAAGAAGATGTTGCGTGAAAGACTCCGTCCCACTGACACCCGCCTTATGTTTGGAGAAGCCGCAGGTTAGCATCTTTGACCAGAACTGCAACAAGAATAAAGAAATTTTAACCCTCTTAGATTCAGACGTCAAAATTCAACTAATTTTGACgaataggcagaactgaccacGCTGAGATCTTGTTATCTAacaatgattttgtgcaaaaaatttaattaacatgttttgtgtagctCATAGACCTAGCTTAACCTGCTGAAGGAAGCATTGTAGGTCACCTTTAGTGCTTCACAATTGGATTTTGAGGTTAAAAGtagcaaactgaaaaatgtaaaccatGGTTGAGAACTTAGAATCAGACCAAATGAAGTAAACATCTGAATGTCTTCTTGTTTACATTTAGATGCGGCTCCTGAAGGGCCAAAGGAAGACCCTCTGGCCCGTACAGGCTATCCTTTTGGTGGCATGGTGAAAGACATCAAGCGCCGTTACCGCCACTACCTCAGCGATTACATAGACGCTCTGAACCCTCAGGTGCTTGCTGCCATCATTTTCATCTACTTTGCTGCCCTGTCACCTGCCATCACCTTCGGAGGGCTTCTAGGTAAATAGAAAAAGTCCACAGTGGAAAAATATCTCATGTTGTGTTTGAAGACCATAGTAGTTGCTGAAAATAGTCTCTGGCTGTGATTGAAGCTTTTGttggtctctttaaatccaCTTTAGCggacaaaacagacaaaatgatGGGAGTCTCAGAGCTTATGATCTCTACCAGCGTTCAGGGTATGATCTTCTGCATCATTGCTGCCCAACCTGTCCTTATCATCGGATTTTCTGGACCTCTGCTCCTCTTTGAAGAAGCTTTTTTTGTCGTATGTAGAAACAATCAGATGATaagatttctgaaaatgttttcaaagcgCTAATGTTCTCATTGAAgtcttcttttctttgtctgGACTAGTTCTGCACAGCCCAAGGCATCGAATACATTGTGGGCCGTATCTGGGTGGGTATGTGGCTGGTAGTGATCGTGGTTGTAGTTGTGGCCGTGGAAGGCAGCTTCTTGGTCCGATTCATTTCACGCTTCACCCAAGAAATCTTCTCAATCCTCATTTCACTCATCTTCATCTACGAGACCTTTTCCAAGCTCATCAAGGTTACTATAGTTCATTCCTCCACCCTTTCTCACCAAcaatcatttctctttttcatcAACTCTAACTGACTTATAATCCCTTTTCTTGTTCAGATCTTCAGAACTCATCCTTTGATTCTGAACTACGAACATCTTAATGACACACTGGATAACCCCTTCCATCCAGTCGTCAAGGAGCACGTGGAGATTCATTCAGATGGCAATGTGACCATTAAAGAGCTGGAGGTTGAAAGGCCATACCCCAACACTGCCCTGCTGTCTATGTGCCTTATGTTCGGCTGTTTCTTCATTGCATACTTCCTTCGTCAGTTCAAAAATGGTACCTTCTTCCCAGGCCCGGTAAGAAGAAGTTCTGAACAAACTCTAAAAATCACCTCTACATAGTGACCTGGGTTTGATGGAGGgctatgttttaattttctctccAGATTCGTCGCTTGATTGGAGATTTTGGAGTCCCTATTGCCATCTTCTTCATGATCGCAGTGGATATTAGCATTGAGGATGCTTACACTCAGGTATGTTATGtgcaaatgtctaaaaaaaaatctgaaatgaaccACAGTAAGCATTACTGTTTGATTTTGTCTAACtctatttgtttaaaaactaaGGAATAAGTCTTGGACTCAAATTGAAGTTCAGTTGTGTACATCACTGGTCTGCACTGGGAAAGAAGAAGCTTGGCAAAAAAGAAAGTGTCTCCATTTACTAGTTAGCTTGTTTACCAACCTTTACACGTGGCCCTAAAGTATGGATTCAGTTCAGATCAGTTTAATATATATTAAACTGATATATATTAAACTGATCTCTATATATTggattttgatatatatatatatatatatatattaaactgatatatatatatatacatatatatatatatatatatatatatatatagcgccaattcacaacaaatgtgttGAGGCACGTTTTAGAATTCCCCAGAGTATTATTGGAGAGAGTATATCTGATTTTCTTTCCTAGACATGTTTTCTCAGattagatgttttttatttcagaaaatttcacAAACTCTATATTTATAAATCCACTTTTGGCTAGAATAAAGaagcctgattttttttcttcaaaaatgtcagaatataaaacaaacaaattaattttcaaactttgcaaaaataaccttatctttactttcttttttgtatttatcaaccaatatttacattattttgtagaaactGGTTGTGCCAAAAGGTATTGAAGTGACCAACCCCAAATCCAGAGGCTGGATCATCAACCccatgggagaaaaaaaacctttcccTATTTGGATGATGGGtgcctgctgtgttcctgctgtgcTTGTCTTCATCCTCATTTTCATGGAGTCCCAGATTACTACGTGAGTAAAGTTGGATACACTATACATTACCATTATGAACTACTTGAACAATGTGAAAGAAGTATCCATTCGTGTGCTCACAGGTTGATTGTGAGCAAACCTGAGAGGAAGATGGTGAAAGGCTCTGGTTTTCATTTTGACCTGCTCCTCCTGGTCACCATGGGCGGCATTTTCTCCATCTTTGGTGTCCCCTGGCTGAGTGCTGCCACTGTGCGGTCTGTCACCCATGCCAACG
This window encodes:
- the slc4a1a gene encoding solute carrier family 4 member 1a (Diego blood group), with the protein product MENNFTFEEGSDMSYEDNDPAFPSPLKLTSEGLNDNFDVERNDEEKEKETEPPPEAIVIPSDSDAFLNVNTNATTRGDAQAYVELNELQGNIWQETSRWVGYEENLDPNTRQWGPSHVSYLTFKSLLQVRRAMNSGAIIFDMNASTLASVAEKIADELVSKSEIRPSDRDSLLRALLLRRSQNEGPMVTPAGDIQMQTFSVVKKRDSSDNMEASVVLTGVLDLLQKPVVAFVRLSDTVVMESILESSVPIRFVFMMVGPSSSELNYTQIGRAMGALLADWVFSLEAHLAQTEKELNTAIADFMDCSIVIPPTEIQDKAMLESIVDFQKKMLRERLRPTDTRLMFGEAADAAPEGPKEDPLARTGYPFGGMVKDIKRRYRHYLSDYIDALNPQVLAAIIFIYFAALSPAITFGGLLADKTDKMMGVSELMISTSVQGMIFCIIAAQPVLIIGFSGPLLLFEEAFFVFCTAQGIEYIVGRIWVGMWLVVIVVVVVAVEGSFLVRFISRFTQEIFSILISLIFIYETFSKLIKIFRTHPLILNYEHLNDTLDNPFHPVVKEHVEIHSDGNVTIKELEVERPYPNTALLSMCLMFGCFFIAYFLRQFKNGTFFPGPIRRLIGDFGVPIAIFFMIAVDISIEDAYTQKLVVPKGIEVTNPKSRGWIINPMGEKKPFPIWMMGACCVPAVLVFILIFMESQITTLIVSKPERKMVKGSGFHFDLLLLVTMGGIFSIFGVPWLSAATVRSVTHANALTVMSKGPKPVIEKVIEQRISGLIVALMVGVSIFMEPILRMIPMTALFGIFLYMGITSLNGVQMWDRILLLITPKKYHPSDAYATRVKTMRMHIFTLIQIVCLGVLWIVKQSPFSLALPFFLILTIPLRMFMTGRIFTPLEMKCLDADDAKVKFDDEDMEDGLA